A window of Helicoverpa armigera isolate CAAS_96S chromosome 30, ASM3070526v1, whole genome shotgun sequence contains these coding sequences:
- the LOC110380545 gene encoding eukaryotic translation initiation factor 4 gamma 3 isoform X3: MCNKLSVLKVPADNPSTPDQCVNFRALIITKCQKQFETHEVDEQIAKLESELAACTDPTKKKELALMIDEENRRVRMRSVGNVRFIGELYKLKMLTSKIMLYCMKYLIDKVEEEKLECLCKLLTTIGEQVENEVKGQLDNVFKKMQEIVDKKSNKISSRVRFMIQDVIELRKRRWVAKSVIDSQPKTMDQIQKEAEQQQRHIELMNASPGGGFRRDDGGRGKRSDSRRKNTNAAFNDNAWKSPRTTNYPVDTNKLKAVGQKNLTNIKLAPHMSAWNFGSSAKSASPSSNSMISISKNMYSVLENVQADPATLRENKDLTPKYSKGASIERSTFSSRDSNTTESNSRSNSTTRAAPPAPAPITQEPLPEDKSKAVKSMLDQCIINSDHEEMAADVKELYPVKYHAAVVGEILNIAVEKPAKEIGLISKALLNLVTSNTISADNFVSGIKDMLEFAPDLYIDIPMLYDNLGKIIAPHIENKHITFGQLFKVSESIIAANHGHLFLKAIVRDLKESMGPSFVTSKWQESGLQVKQWMDENLVSTWLEDNKFQFLEGDSKVSEDTKEILSPAETQSKLIQLMKSDEDCQCIKGWIQDKFGNTANEDWFIRALIQAICEYALSGAEGEGPQFNQERMTKYASLINEFGESKQAREASCLFGIQHLIHRLEHPQGLTLEIFQYLHEQYIISLDGFIAWEESEKEPEGKGVMLKALTSFFTNIEEADSEDSSGDD; encoded by the exons ATGTGTAATAAGTTGTCGGTGTTGAAG gtccCTGCGGATAACCCGAGTACACCCGACCAATGTGTTAATTTCCGCGCTCTCATTATCACTAAGTGTCAGAAACAATTCGAGACACACGAAGTGGATGAGCAGATTGCGAAGTTAGAAAGTGAATTGGCGGCTTGTACTGATCCT ACCAAGAAGAAGGAGCTTGCTCTGATGATCGATGAAGAGAACAGGCGAGTGAGGATGAGATCTGTCGGCAATGTCAGATTCATTG gTGAACtgtacaaattaaaaatgttgacaTCTAAAATCATGCTCTACTGTATGAAGTACCTCATAGATAAGGTCGAGGAAGAGAAACTGGAATGTCTTTGTAAACTCCTCACGACTATCGGAGAGCAGGTCGAGAACGAGGTGAAAGGACAACTCGATAATGTGTTTAAGAAAATGCAGGAAATTGTTGATAAAAAGAGTAATAAGATTAGCAGCAGGGTGAG GTTCATGATACAAGATGTGATTGAGCTGAGGAAGCGCCGCTGGGTGGCGAAGAGCGTGATCGACTCGCAGCCGAAGACCATGGACCAGATACAGAAAGAGGCTGAACAGCAGCAGCGGCATATAGAG TTAATGAACGCGAGTCCGGGCGGCGGGTTCCGTCGCGACGACGGCGGCCGAGGCAAGCGTTCAGACAGCCGCCGCAAGAACACCAACGCTGCCTTCAACGACAACGCATGGAAGTCGCCCAGGACTACCAACTATCCTGTCGATACTAATAAATTGAAGGCTGTAGGACAAAAG AACTTAACGAACATAAAGCTAGCCCCCCACATGTCGGCGTGGAACTTCGGCTCCAGCGCGAAGAGTGCGTCTCCCAGCTCCAACTCCATGATCAGCATCAGCAAGAACATGTACAGCGTGCTGGAGAACGTGCAGGCTGATCCCGCTACTCTTAGAG aAAACAAGGACTTGACACCTAAATACTCTAAGGGAGCGTCGATAGAAAGGTCTACATTCAGCTCCAGAGACTCAA ACACAACAGAAAGCAACAGCCGTTCAAACTCCACCACCCGAGCTGCCCCACCAGCTCCAGCCCCCATCACCCAGGAACCTCTCCCCGAAGACAAGAGCAAGGCAGTCAAGTCCATGCTGGACCAGTGCATCATTAACTCGGACCATGAGGAGATGGCAGCCGATGTCAAGGAGTTGTACCCGGTGAAGTATCATGCTGCTGTGGTCGGGGAGATACTTAATATTGCTGTGGAGAA ACCAGCTAAAGaaatcggcctcatctcaaaggcACTGCTCAACTTAGTGACATCGAACACAATATCTGCCGACAATTTCGTATCAGGCATCAAAGATATGCTAGAATTCGCTCCAGACCTGTATATTGATATACCCATGTTATACGATAATTTGGGAAAAATTATTGCACCTCATATTGAAAATAAg CATATCACATTTGGCCAGCTATTCAAAGTCTCTGAAAGCATAATTGCAGCGAACCATGGACATCTGTTCTTGAAAGCCATTGTAAGGGATTTGAAGGAAAGTATGGGACCTTCTTTCGTTACCAGTAAATGGCAAGAGTCTGGTCTTCAAGTGAAGCAATGGATGGATgaaaacctt GTGTCAACATGGTTGGAAGACAATAAGTTCCAATTCTTGGAAGGAGACTCCAAGGTCAGCGAGGATACGAAGGAAATCTTATCGCCAGCTGAAACTCAGAGCAAACTCATACAGTTAATGAAATCTGATGAGGACTGCCAATGCATCAAAGGATGGATTCAG gaTAAATTCGGCAACACAGCCAACGAGGACTGGTTTATCCGAGCCCTAATCCAAGCTATATGCGAGTATGCCCTCTCCGGGGCCGAGGGCGAAGGCCCACAGTTTAACCAGGAGCGCATGACTAAGTATGCAAGCCTTATCAACGAGTTTGGTGAAAGCAAGCAGGCGAGGGAAGCTAGCTGTCTGTTTGGCATACAACATCTTATACATAGGTTGGAACATCCTCAAg GATTAACATTAGAGATATTCCAATATCTGCACGAACAATATATTATATCATTAGACGGGTTTATCGCATGGGAAGAGTCGGAGAAGGAACCGGAAGGaaaag GTGTGATGCTAAAGGCTTTGACTTCCTTCTTCACGAACATCGAGGAAGCCGACAGCGAAGACTCAAGCGGCGACGACTGA